In Eriocheir sinensis breed Jianghai 21 chromosome 8, ASM2467909v1, whole genome shotgun sequence, the following proteins share a genomic window:
- the LOC126995426 gene encoding zinc finger homeobox protein 3-like isoform X5, which translates to MESNDSDAASLCKPKSGDSQCSIRSADATEDPDSEQLNATEKFSDSLLTNAQNNDTADCSDKQAHNDRSHVDSNTKCEEKASPGTEIPKSIFHLSANMKKDLSMLAYPSKTHARKKAVISSRITPNSRITIAEALEKAEDARKSMSSLHKSSNKVDNLEGNISNLPSQDDSTDKIVDTADKESQDVVQTLAHSATAQGKEKINLDSAVAGQSVTDSSPPNDAAEEAAPCSEGKTESVGGKAKPPGTSRVQMTRRMLAVLKFTFDHEHFPSSVHMARLAKMMGLPWSQVRNWFTDRRVENKKAGIYPRDKPLLHCTYCAVTLETEADQKGHLFSTQHVRTILGEEYCGDYLPTMVCCLEQ; encoded by the exons ATGGAGAGTAATGATTCTGATGCTGCTAGTTTGTGTAAACCAAAATCTGGTGACTCTCAATGTAGTATTAGATCAGCTGATGCCACTGAGGATCCTGACTCTGAGCAACTAAATGCCACAGAAAAGTTTTCAGACAGTCTTTTGACAAATGCCCAGAATAATGACACTGCAGATTGTTCAGACAAACAGGCTCATAATGACAGGTCTCATGTTGACAGCAACacaaaatgtgaagaaaaagcaTCACCTGGAACTGAAATACCCAAATCTATCTTTCATTTGAGTGCTAATATGAAGAAAGATTTATCAATGCTTGCCTATCCCTCAAAAACTCATGCTCGAAAGAAAGCTGTTATTTCCTCTCGGATAACACCAAATTCTAGAATCACTATTGCTGAAGCTTTGGAGAAAGCAGAGGATGCAAGAAAAAGTATGTCCAGTTTGCATAAGTCTTCAAATAAAGTAGATAATCTAGAAGGTAATATCTCCAACTTGCCAAGCCAGGATGATTCCACTGATAAAATTGTGGACACAGCAGATAAAGAATCTCAGGATGTAGTGCAGACCTTAGCACACAGTGCCACTGCCCAAGGCAAAGAAAAAATTAACTTAGATTCGGCAGTGGCTGGTCAGAGTGTTACAGATAGCAGTCCTCCTAATGACGCAGCTGAAGAAGCTGCCCCATGCTCTGAAG GTAAAACAGAGTCAGTGGGAGGTAAGGCCAAGCCTCCCGGCACCTCTCGAGTACAGATGACCCGAAGAATGTTGGCCGTCCTAAAGTTTACCTTCGATCATGAACATTTTCCATCGTCTGTCCACATGGCCCGGCTGGCTAAAATGATGGGATTGCCGTGG TCACAAGTTCGAAATTGGTTCACTGATCGACGCGTGGAGAATAAGAAAGCTGGAATATACCCAAGAGACAAACCACTCCTACACTGCACTTACTGTGCTGTTACCCTGGAGACAGAAGCAGACCAGAAGGGCCACCTGTTCTCTACACAGCATGTCAGAACAATCCTTGGAGAAGAGTATTGTGGTG actatttgccgacgatggtttgctgtttagagcagtaa
- the LOC126995426 gene encoding uncharacterized protein LOC126995426 isoform X4, with protein MSGARILAVGFSAEDSKKKDVKSSSEKKVEPVVEGVSHSKELKKLWTEAMLLPEEKEPPLVEWNSVRFNQENNSDNKCESFKQEGKDMTHLNLPTPEEKEKVIKLKNLENMCAKQVVSNKVGLVSSNVSDMTPCSTSVNTLVTAKNSTLTSDVVVNITNYSCPVTTSIISEGMFRHPNTERSQSSDDVSVISEVKTSRKMTNFGKKIRLGGMMTESPIEAQRLSTASIEAPKKAPKSTFPYRKLKSKQKKFSWTNSISQEKLTQPSTFASQLMQDAELKQEHESDESWSHMNNITLYRADGTDAPEKCELAVVNANQQPIAITQSPATYRSYLPKSSQFIQKSSSVKYQPQIGKSGIRQAVYKMPRSIDKRRLKLQNELLALAPRDTRAKISVHEGNLIVGYQCPKCSKIFQTEWLMMKHSVTHFKYHCDICYQVYPDENMMKIHLLDHLSGAYEDEKYYCQFSCKVCHSLKCGCFEPTYCKPKDLPRVFFRPQKAKRSKRSFTSKLNTGPNDHLKISMSAYKKMMVSGSVGLPSKEIAGTSTSSKPTHAELTQNLTLPPNAPKSAAPSDSQKPNLVFKETKVPNTLAEAQKPLHIERDQEYVTIKVETNDTSLPKETGIGASLGVSGVQLEVRPNNNALEEKDIAKEKRLNWNEVRTKFTFKSKSHANSQLSGISKSTEAGDEKAAKRVVGRKRASKFSKNFAYEDTVFYQMCEICDASFSTKSELSEHMFLHRLKSRSRRGEKRNLSSDPKETESPKKIKVYSLEDQASTETVTEGPDNCTCELCKVTFTTTADYRAHKILAHKEPKPDSVPQSIEVYRCKYCEKVYRRRRELKRHLKRDCTAAPASLRGMLSGLSYSGNVIEDAHYTTLKIDFDDKPDTPPKSSGKGMKGPIVCKYCTAVTKREAEMKRHIWKFCLKVPVEVVKKFMDGASLKELGFKCVKDGEASAENIDMEESNNTNMEIPEALRSLDETASTLHSSFSKGLSPKKTSPDNTKIPPVKANILEELNSAIKSLHEKMETSSVQPEPSGNHNISKIHLEDSKKTYAKPEANAKQGPIKHLPKRTKMQPPSTVGDTGESSTSASPLVTSVMQFPIVLPVMAASAKSKRPLVCGYCGIWYFREMAILKHMKERCIKIPELEKELLKNNSVLCNVTQRGGIASENGAVYKMVKVPEHLQNTPVPMPKDVSNEDIKELNANIKAFKQNTPAKPTDAKVANVQDSLSSSSTVVKEQGSLSSSTEGKKQDRLSSSPAEVKEQDTLSPSPIKVKEQNSSSSSSRKVKEQDSLSPSLRKAKAEDSSSSPRKVKEQDSPSPSPKKVKEQDSSSSSPRKAKEQDSLSSPRKAKEQDSLSSPRKVKEQDSSSSSPRRVKEQDSLSSLRKVRKQNNLPSSHTKVNKKDSLSSSRKVKEQDSSSSSLRKIEEQDNPSPSPTKVREQNSLSSSRTKVNKKDSLSSSRVVKEQDSPSLSPKIKEQDSSSPSKVKGQDSPPSSPTKVKEQDSLSSSPSVVKDQDTPSLSPTKVKEQDTPSSSPTKVKDQDSPSSSPTVASEQDSLSSSSASPVKVNKTTTTKRGSRCRRCHEHFNSQEAVLAHSSVHHGPKKGFYKCKLCHARLAKYKQLREHVWEHTDENPYRCHLCGVKYRSSDALVDHLHTIHQFTSIYEKNLYKWLPGRHGRYREIKTKNSSCEENLDDMDTTLDSLAEVMVITDKDICSKTAIGQAKASKSHEMNEQSVDSDSMQEERKSLLKDSKSSADNALDNNKPQNKKMPSNSSIKISTDSNVSSNEGGKEAGNVNKDKSSMGDQNTLEKSVEKITRGSQSVKNAAALKESKDKGRTPQSNDLSKSKSESRVKEQNKIDAKIGGKVPEKNPQSSQEDDFTGEGFLPHIGNLDSVVETVHLTDEHLS; from the coding sequence ATGTCAGGTGCCAGAATCCTTGCTGTTGGGTTCAGTGCTGAGGATTCAAAGAAGAAAGACGTAAAGAGTTCatcagagaagaaagtggagccAGTAGTGGAAGGAGTTTCTCATTCAAAGGAACTCAAGAAATTGTGGACTGAAGCCATGCTACTTCCAGAAGAAAAGGAACCACCACTTGTAGAGTGGAATTCTGTTAGATTCAACCAGGAAAACAACTCAGACAATAAGTGTGAGTCTTTCaaacaagaagggaaagacaTGACTCATTTAAATTTGCCAACtccagaagaaaaggaaaaagtcatTAAGCTCAAAAATCTAGAAAATATGTGTGCAAAACAAGTAGTTAGTAACAAGGTTGGATTGGTTTCTAGTAATGTCAGTGATATGACACCTTGCAGTACAAGTGTTAACACACTTGTAACAGCAAAGAATTCTACCTTAACCAGTGATGTGGTGGTAAACATTACTAATTATTCTTGTCCTGTGACTACAAGTATCATTTCTGAAGGAATGTTCAGACACCCAAACACTGAGAGGAGTCAAAGCAGTGATGATGTATCTGTAATATCGGAAGTGAAAACCTCAAGAAAAATGACAAACTTTGGGAAAAAAATCAGGCTGGGTGGCATGATGACTGAATCTCCCATAGAAGCTCAGAGGCTCTCCACAGCATCTATAGAAGCTCCAAAAAAAGCACCTAAATCAACATTTCCTTATAGGAAGCTCAAGAGTAAACAGAAAAAATTTTCATGGACAAACAGCATCAGCCAGGAAAAACTTACCCAACCATCCACATTTGCTTCCCAGTTAATGCAAGATGCTGAACTGAAGCAGGAACATGAATCTGATGAGTCATGGAGTCACATGAATAATATTACATTGTACAGAGCAGATGGCACTGATGCACCAGAAAAGTGCGAGTTGGCAGTCGTGAATGCAAATCAGCAGCCTATAGCCATCACTCAGAGTCCTGCAACATACAGATCATATTTGCCTAAAAGTTCTCAGTTCATACAGAAAAGTAGTTCTGTGAAATATCAGCCACAGATTGGAAAATCAGGAATAAGACAAGCAGTATATAAGATGCCCAGGTCTATTGATAAAAGGAGACTAAAACTTCAAAATGAACTACTTGCCCTAGCCCCAAGGGACACCAGGGCAAAAATATCTGTTCATGAGGGGAATCTCATTGTTGGTTATCAATGCCCTAAATGCAGTAAAATATTCCAGACAGAGTGGCTAATGATGAAGCACAGTGTCACTCACTTCAAATATCACTGTGATATATGTTACCAGGTTTATCCGGATGAAAATATGATGAAGATTCATCTGCTTGATCACCTAAGTGGGGCATATGAAGACGAAAAATATTACTGCCAGTTCTCATGCAAGGTATGCCACAGTCTTAAATGTGGGTGTTTTGAGCCAACATACTGCAAACCCAAAGACTTGCCAAGAGTATTTTTCAGGCCACAGAAGGCTAAAAGATCAAAGAGAAGTTTCACCAGCAAGCTGAACACTGGGCCAAATGATCATTTGAAAATTAGTATGTCCGCTTATAAAAAAATGATGGTATCTGGAAGTGTAGGACTTCCTAGTAAAGAAATAGCAGGAACTTCAACCTCTTCAAAACCTACACATGCAGAGCTCACACAAAACTTGACTCTGCCCCCAAATGCTCCCAAGTCAGCTGCACCAAGTGATTCTCAGAAACCAAACTTAGTCTTTAAAGAAACTAAGGTGCCCAACACCTTGGCAGAAGCCCAAAAGCCTCTTCATATTGAAAGAGATCAAGAATATGTGACCATTAAAGTGGAAACTAATGATACAAGCTTACCAAAAGAAACAGGCATCGGTGCTTCTCTCGGTGTATCTGGTGTGCAATTAGAAGTCAGACCTAACAACAATGCATTGGAAGAAAAAGACATTGCAAAGGAGAAACGGTTGAATTGGAATGAAGTTAGAACAAAATTTACATTCAAGTCTAAAAGTCATGCAAACTCACAGCTCTCAGGTATTTCCAAATCAACAGAGGCAGGAGATGAAAAGGCAGCTAAAAGAGTTGTTGGTCGAAAAAGAGCAAGTAAGTTTTCCAAAAATTTTGCTTATGAGGATACAGTCTTCTACCAAATGTGTGAAATTTGTGATGCAAGCTTTTCAACCAAAAGTGAATTAAGTGAACACATGTTCCTTCACCGCCTTAAGTCTCGCAGTCGTCGGGGAGAAAAAAGGAATCTTTCTAGTGATCCAAAAGAAACAGAATCTCCCAAAAAGATTAAAGTATATAGCCTAGAGGACCAAGCCAGCACTGAGACTGTTACTGAAGGTCCTGATAATTGTACTTGTGAATTATGCAAAGTTACTTTTACAACTACAGCAGATTACCGTGCACACAAGATTCTAGCTCACAAGGAACCAAAGCCTGACAGTGTTCCACAGAGTATTGAGGTTTATCGCTGTAAATACTGTGAAAAAGTTTATCGCAGAAGGAGAGAACTCAAGAGGCACCTGAAGCGTGACTGTACTGCTGCCCCAGCGTCTCTTAGGGGAATGTTATCAGGTCTTTCTTATTCAGGAAATGTAATAGAAGATGCACATTATACCACATTAAAGATTGACTTTGATGATAAGCCAGATACACCACCAAAGTCTAGTGGGAAGGGCATGAAAGGTCCTATTGTCTGCAAGTATTGCACAGCAGTCACAAAGAGAGAAGCCGAGATGAAGCGACACATTTGGAAGTTCTGTCTAAAGGTACCTGTCGAGGTAGTGAAGAAATTCATGGATGGTGCTTCACTCAAAGAGCTTGGATTCAAGTGCGTGAAGGATGGTGAAGCATCTGCAGAAAACATAGACATGGAAGAGTCAAACAATACAAATATGGAGATTCCTGAAGCACTAAGATCCTTAGATGAAACAGCCAGTACTCTTCATTCATCCTTCAGTAAAGGCTTAAGTCCTAAGAAAACTTCTCCAGACAATACAAAAATACCACCTGTAAAAGCAAATATTTTAGAAGAATTAAACTCTGCAATTAAGTCTTTACATGAGAAAATGGAAACATCATCTGTTCAACCAGAACCATCAGGAAACCATAACATTAGCAAGATTCATCTTGAAGATTCAAAGAAAACATACGCAAAGCCTGAAGCTAATGCAAAACAAGGTCCGATTAAACATCTCCCTAAAAGAACAAAGATGCAACCTCCCTCTACTGTGGGTGATACAGGAGAGTCTTCAACCTCTGCCAGCCCACTAGTTACCTCAGTCATGCAATTCCCTATTGTCTTGCCTGTAATGGCAGCTTCAGCCAAATCAAAAAGACCACTAGTATGTGGTTATTGTGGTATATGGTATTTCCGAGAGATGGCCATTTTGAAGCACATGAAGGAGCGATGCATCAAAATACCAGAGCTTGAAAAGGAACTTTTGAAAAACAATTCTGTCCTATGTAATGTAACCCAGAGAGGTGGCATTGCTTCAGAGAATGGAGCTGTTTACAAGATGGTGAAAGTACCAGAACACTTGCAAAATACACCAGTCCCAATGCCAAAGGATGTTTCCAATGAAGATATCAAGGAATTAAATGCAAACATTAAAgcatttaaacaaaatacaccagCAAAACCAACAGATGCTAAAGTAGCTAATGTGCAAGACAGTCTGTCTTCATCATCCACAGTAGTCAAAGAACAGGGCAGTCTATCATCATCTACAGAGGGTAAAAAACAGGACAGGCTGTCATCATCACCTGCAGAAGTCAAAGAACAGGACACTCTGTCACCATCACCAATTAAAGTCAAAGAACAAAACagttcatcctcatcatccagaAAAGTTAAAGAACAGGACAGTCTGTCACCATCACTTAGAAAAGCTAAAGCAGAAGACAGTTCATCATCACCTAGAAAAGTTAAAGAACAGGACAGTCCGTCACCATCACCTAAGAAAGTTAAAGAACAAGATAGTTCATCCTCATCACCTAGAAAAGCCAAAGAGCAGGACAGTCTGTCATCACCTAGAAAAGCCAAAGAGCAGGACAGTCTGTCATCACCTAGAAAAGTTAAAGAACAAGACAGTTCATCCTCATCACCTAGAAGAGTCAAAGAACAGGACAGTCTCTCATCACTTAGAAAagtcagaaaacaaaacaatctgCCTTCATCACATACAAAAGTCAACAAAAAAGACAGTCTGTCATCATCTAGAAAAGTTAAAGAGCAAGACAGTTCATCTTCATCACTTAGAAAAATTGAAGAACAGGACaatccgtcaccatcacctacAAAAGTCAGGGAACAGAACAGTCTGTCTTCATCACGTACAAAAGTCAACAAAAAAGACAGTCTGTCATCATCTAGAGTAGTCAAAGAACAGGACAGTCCTTCCTTATCACCTAAGATCAAGGAACAAGACAGTTCATCACCTTCTAAAGTCAAAGGCCAAGACAGTCCACCCTCATCACCCACTAAAGTCAAAGAACAAGACAGTCTATCTTCATCACCTTCAGTCGTCAAAGACCAAGACACTCCATCCTTATCACCCACTAAAGTCAAAGAGCAAGACACTCCATCCTCATCACCCACTAAAGTCAAAGATCAAGACAGTCCATCCTCCTCACCCACAGTAGCTAGTGAGCAAGACAGTCTGTCCTCATCATCTGCCTCTCCAGTGAAAGTGAACAAGACCACAACCACTAAAAGGGGGTCTAGATGTCGTCGATGTCACGAACACTTCAACTCACAAGAAGCTGTTCTTGCACATAGCAGTGTGCACCATGGGCCAAAGAAAGGGTTTTATAAATGCAAGCTCTGCCATGCTAGACTGGCAAAATACAAGCAGTTAAGAGAACATGTTTGGGAACACACTGATGAGAATCCTTATCGATGTCATCTGTGTGGAGTGAAATACAGATCCAGTGATGCCCTCGTGGACCACCTTCACACTATACATCAGTTCACCTCCATCTATGAAAAGAACTTGTACAAGTGGTTACCAGGCCGTCATGGGAGATACAGGGAGATAAAGACAAAAAACAGCAGTTGTGAAGAAAATCTAGATGATATGGATACTACTTTAGACAGTCTGGCAGAAGTCATGGTCATTACAGACAAAGACATTTGTTCAAAGACAGCCATTGGGCAAGCCAAAGCCAGTAAAAGTCATGAGATGAATGAGCAGTCAGTTGACAGTGATAGCatgcaggaagaaagaaaatctcTATTAAAGGACTCCAAATCTAGTGCAGATAATGCACTGGATAATAACAAACCACAGAATAAGAAAATGCCATCCAATTCAAGTATTAAAATCAGCACAGATAGTAATGTGAGtagtaatgaaggaggaaaggaggctgGGAATGTAAACAAAGACAAATCGTCCATGGGAGACCAGAATACATTAGAAAAGAGTGTGGAAAAGATCACTCGTGGTAGTCAAAGTGTAAAAAATGCAGCCGCACTGAAAGAGagcaaggataaaggaaggactCCTCAGTCAAATGATCTCTCAAAGAGCAAAAGTGAGAGTCGTGTTAAAGAGCAAAATAAAATTGATGCCAAGATTGGAGGTAAAGTTCCTGAGAAGAATCCTCAATCTAGCCAAGAGGATGACTTCACTGGGGAAGGGTTCTTACCACATATAGGAAACCTTGACAGTGTGGTGGAAACAGTTCATTTGACAGACGAACATTTATCATGA